A genomic window from Equus caballus isolate H_3958 breed thoroughbred chromosome 5, TB-T2T, whole genome shotgun sequence includes:
- the IL19 gene encoding LOW QUALITY PROTEIN: interleukin-19 (The sequence of the model RefSeq protein was modified relative to this genomic sequence to represent the inferred CDS: substituted 1 base at 1 genomic stop codon) yields the protein MKAQRVPLWLLGAMLLQCSMHARGLRKCLISTDVHRAGESFXAIRRAIQAKDAFQNVTILSAVETLRRIKPLDVCCMTQNLLAFYMDRVFKDHQGLNPQILRKISSIANSFLSMWKTLRQCEQRPCHCRQEATNATRTIHDNYSQLEAQSAAVKSLGELDVFLAWLGKNHQGSSSIL from the exons ATGAAGGCACAGCGTGTGCCCCTCTGGCTCCTGGGCGCCATGCTCCTGCAGTGCTCCATGCACGCCCGAGGCCTCAGAAAATGTCTGATTTCCACGGATGTGCACCGCGCTGGAGAGAGCTTCTGAGCAATCAGAAGAGCCATC CAAGCTAAGGACGCCTTCCAAAATGTCACCATCCTGTCCGCAGTGGAGACCCTGCGCCGCATTAAG CCCCTAGACGTGTGCTGCATGACCCAGAACCTGCTGGCGTTTTACATGGACAGGGTGTTCAAGGACCATCAGGGGCTGAACCCCCAAATCTTGAGAAAAATCAGCAGCATTGCCAACTCTTTTCTCTCCATGTGGAAGACTCTGCGGCAATGT GAGCAGAGGCCGTGTCACTGCAGGCAGGAAGCCACCAACGCAACCAGAACCATCCACGACAACTACAGTCAG CTGGAGGCCCAATCTGCCGCCGTTAAGTCTCTGGGAGAGCTTGACGTCTTTCTAGCCTGGCTTGGCAAGAACCATCAAGGAAGTTCCTCCATCTTATGA